One window of the Microbulbifer sp. Q7 genome contains the following:
- a CDS encoding GNAT family N-acetyltransferase/peptidase C39 family protein, with amino-acid sequence MTQFPSPDLSIRPAVDTDLDPLCTLEEASFRGDRLSRRRFRHWLKTDNRVFLVAEQAGCLLGYALVLLRRGTRLARLYSLAVAPAGRGKGIGKALLSAAEDASSRSGRLYMRLEVAEHNTAAIALYQQLGYRTFGSYSNYYEDAGNALRMQKRIRYRPENLQTAEVPWYGQRTEFTCGPAAAMMAMAGLDPGYTPNASDELTLWREATTIFMTSGHGGCHPIGLALAMQKRGFACEVYLNLQAPLFIQGVRSEEKKRVIQQVDADYRSQADLAGLPVIAQDFTQEQCQQWLEQGALVLLLISTYRLDGKKVPHWVTLTGMDDQCFYVHDPDVDDEDNPLDSQYLPIAREDFALMSLFGSERLRTAVVVRQA; translated from the coding sequence ATGACCCAATTCCCAAGCCCTGACCTATCCATCCGCCCCGCCGTCGATACCGATCTGGATCCATTGTGCACCCTGGAGGAAGCCAGTTTCCGTGGCGACCGCCTGAGCCGTCGACGTTTTCGCCACTGGCTGAAAACCGACAATCGGGTATTTCTGGTGGCAGAACAGGCTGGCTGTCTGCTGGGCTACGCACTGGTACTGCTGCGTCGGGGTACCCGGCTTGCGCGACTCTACTCCCTGGCAGTTGCGCCCGCCGGTCGCGGCAAGGGCATTGGCAAAGCCCTGCTCTCCGCGGCCGAAGACGCCAGTAGCCGCAGCGGCCGCCTGTACATGCGGCTGGAAGTGGCCGAGCACAACACGGCCGCCATCGCGCTCTACCAGCAGCTGGGGTACCGCACCTTCGGCAGCTACAGCAATTACTATGAGGATGCCGGCAACGCCCTGCGCATGCAGAAACGCATTCGCTACCGCCCGGAAAACCTGCAGACCGCCGAGGTGCCCTGGTACGGACAGCGCACGGAATTTACCTGCGGCCCCGCCGCCGCAATGATGGCCATGGCCGGCCTTGATCCGGGCTATACGCCCAATGCCAGTGACGAATTAACCCTGTGGCGGGAAGCGACCACTATTTTTATGACCTCCGGCCACGGCGGCTGCCATCCCATCGGGCTGGCACTGGCGATGCAGAAACGAGGCTTTGCCTGTGAGGTTTATCTGAACCTGCAGGCGCCACTGTTTATTCAGGGTGTACGCAGTGAGGAAAAAAAACGCGTTATCCAGCAGGTCGATGCCGATTACAGATCGCAGGCGGATTTGGCCGGTTTGCCGGTCATTGCACAGGACTTCACCCAGGAACAGTGCCAGCAATGGTTAGAACAGGGCGCGCTGGTTTTACTACTGATCAGCACCTACCGACTGGACGGAAAGAAGGTGCCGCACTGGGTCACACTAACCGGTATGGACGACCAATGCTTTTATGTGCACGACCCGGATGTAGACGATGAAGACAACCCGCTCGACAGCCAATATCTACCTATCGCGCGGGAAGATTTCGCATTGATGTCGCTATTCGGGAGTGAGCGCTTACGCACCGCTGTGGTAGTGCGTCAGGCCTGA